The following proteins come from a genomic window of Methanocorpusculum vombati:
- a CDS encoding HNH endonuclease signature motif containing protein, whose amino-acid sequence MTPHAPRIHTGDYLAWYKHITGEWQYDFSAGEIRNTRTGNPVPFRTNADGYLITTVRVHDRKTTILKHRAVWIAAHGILALPLDYTLEIDHINHDRTDCRIHNLRLVTVAENRRNSRKKQGPVPPDTVRRIRTRYAAGGISIRALAAEHLLSPAAVSRIVRNRTYTGVTP is encoded by the coding sequence ATGACACCACACGCCCCCCGCATCCACACCGGCGACTACCTCGCCTGGTACAAACACATCACCGGTGAATGGCAGTACGACTTCTCCGCCGGAGAAATCCGCAACACCCGCACCGGCAACCCCGTACCATTCCGCACAAACGCCGACGGCTACCTCATCACAACCGTCCGCGTCCACGACAGAAAAACCACCATCCTCAAACATCGCGCAGTATGGATCGCCGCACACGGCATCCTCGCTCTCCCCCTCGACTACACCCTGGAAATAGACCACATCAACCACGACCGCACCGACTGCCGCATCCACAACCTCCGGCTCGTCACCGTCGCAGAAAACCGCCGAAACTCCCGCAAAAAACAGGGACCCGTACCGCCGGACACCGTTCGCCGGATTCGCACGCGCTACGCCGCAGGCGGCATCAGCATCCGCGCACTCGCCGCAGAGCACCTCCTCTCCCCGGCAGCCGTATCCCGCATCGTCCGAAACCGCACCTACACCGGGGTCACCCCATGA